From bacterium:
ACCGGCAACGATAATTATCCCTCTTTTCATGACTTCATAATATAAACATTGACCCATAAACGCAAGGTTGAATTAGCAAAATTTGCCTTAAACCAAAAAAGCAATGTGTAAGACCTTGATTTTATTCTCATGGGTTTTATATTTGGCAGAATGAAAACTCGATTTATAAACTCATGTTCACTAGCGTTTATCCTGGCTTTGCTATTCGCCTGCGCGGGTTCTACTCCAATAGGCAAGGATGAGCCTATTGCGAAGATTCAATTGAGGACTCTCGATGTGCCTTCATTTCGTTGGGATGCTTATAGCTTCATCAATCTCGACATTTCACATTTTCCGGACAGCGTGGCTTTTTTTCTACCCATTGGACCTGAACCCTGTAGTATAAGCGATGCAATTTTAATAGAGGATGTTTTTGGTTGGGAGGAAGACTGCAATTTTTCTTATCATGAGTTCGGTGTGCCCTATGGTTCGAATATAGTAGTAGTCGAGGATATTTCGGCGAGTATGGGTGACTATCTGCCCTTTACCGATAAACTAATATGGGGATTCGCCTCGACACTTATAGAATCCGGCGGAGAGATATCGTTTGTTAGATTTGGTGAATCAGCTGAAATAACAACTAGGTGGTTATTGCCGGATTCATTTCTCAACCTCTCCCCTGAAGAGCTTCCCTACCCAAATAAACGAGGTAGTGACCTCGCCGGCGCACTTGAACTGGCGCTCAATCTTGTCTCTGAAAGACAAAACTCAAAATGTGCTATCGTTCTCTTTTCCGATGGCGATTTTCCAGTGGAAGAAATACCTGTAACACTAATCGAACGAACAAAACGATATGGCGTTTCGATAAACATTCTCATGCATGGGAAAAATCCACCTGGGGCGCTTTCGCAAATCGCTAAAGAGACTGATGGTATCTATTTTGTCCAACCTGAAGTTGGGTTCTCATCTCAACTAGTCTCAGCCATTATCGCTCAATGCTTTTTTATAGTTTATTATCCGAAATATCGTGCTGAAGACGGAGCTTTACATAGAGTAAATATTTCTTTCGGTGATGATAGCCGTTATAGAGGAGAATTCCGAGCGCCGGGACA
This genomic window contains:
- a CDS encoding OmpA family protein translates to MKTRFINSCSLAFILALLFACAGSTPIGKDEPIAKIQLRTLDVPSFRWDAYSFINLDISHFPDSVAFFLPIGPEPCSISDAILIEDVFGWEEDCNFSYHEFGVPYGSNIVVVEDISASMGDYLPFTDKLIWGFASTLIESGGEISFVRFGESAEITTRWLLPDSFLNLSPEELPYPNKRGSDLAGALELALNLVSERQNSKCAIVLFSDGDFPVEEIPVTLIERTKRYGVSINILMHGKNPPGALSQIAKETDGIYFVQPEVGFSSQLVSAIIAQCFFIVYYPKYRAEDGALHRVNISFGDDSRYRGEFRAPGQIPDVEFDKIVETPEFIIPDELLRTTIIPFDTAGNHNLLTNSREILDNYLTQIGSLPDSLYFALKISGYACNMGPTGINIRLSKQRAEVVYDYLLARITENFKLQIAWHGELYPLNENRDEIERRANRRVELNIDRK